The genome window AGGACGAGGAGGATGGCGTGGCAGCGAGTGTCAAGGACGTCGCTGCCTACGCGGGCGTCTCCGAAGGGACCGTCAGCAACACGCTCAACCGGCCGTCGGTCGTCCGTCCTGCGACGCGCGAGAAGGTCCTGCGCGCCATCGAGGCCCTGGGCTTCGTCCCGGACGAGTCCGCTCGCGCACTGCGCGTGGGGAGGAGCCGTGTGGTCGGCTTCGTGGCCGACGACGTGTCCAACCCGTTCTACAGCGACGTGGCCCGTGGTGCGGAGAACGTCGCCTACCCCAACGGCACGATGGTGATGATCTGCAACAGCGACGGCGACACGGCCCGTGAGGCGGTCATCCTCGAGCGCCTGGTCGGTCAGCGCGTGCAGGGACTGCTCATCACACCGTTGACGGACGACGACGGGCCGCTCGACCGCATCGCGGCCGCGGGCACCGCCGTCGTCGTCATCGGGCGCCGGTCCCGGTCCGGCCAGCACTGCTCGGTCCACAGCGACGACCGGCACGGCGGGCGCCTCGCGGTCGAGCACCTGTGGCAGCAGGGACACCGCAGGCTGGCGTTCGTCGGCCCCCAGTTCCACGAGCGCCTCTCCGGCGTGCAGGAGTTCCTGGCGGAGCAGGGGGCTGACCCCGACGAGCTCCTCGTGCTGCCGGCGCGGCACGCCGATCCGTTGGGCGGTCGTTCGGCCGGCGACACGATCGCGGCGCAGAGCCCGCGGCGCCGGGTGACCGCCGTGCTCTGCGGCAACGACGTCCTGGCCATCGGGGTCCTGCAGGCGATGACCCACCACGGCCTGCGCGTGCCCGACGACGTGGCGATCGTGGGCTACGACGACATCGACGCAGCGGCAGGCGCCGCCGTGCCGCTGACCTCGATACGCCAGCCCCGGCAGCTCATCGGCGCGACCGCCGCCGAGATGCTGCTCGAGGAGATCACACCGGGCAGCGGCCACGTGCACCGCGACCACGTCTTCGAGCCCGAGCTCGTGACCCGCCGGTCGAGCGCCAAGAGACGCCCGGTCCGCAGGTGAGCGGCCCTTCCGACGGCTGCTAGTGCGCCACCACGGGGTCGAGGCCGGGGTCGAGCTCCAGCGGGCCGCTCCGGAAGAGCACGGCGGCCACGACGGCGGCGACGACGAACAGGCCGGCCGACCACCAGAACACCGTGTGGTAGCTCGCGAGCGCCGCACGCGCGGCGACGTCGGCGGCGGCGGCATGGTCCTCCGCGTAGCCCGAGGCGGCGCTCGCGGCGAACGAGCTCAGCAGCGCGGTGCCGATCGAGCCGCCGATCTGCTGCGTGGTGTTGATCATCGCCGAAGCAACGCCGGCGTCGTCGTGCTGGATGCCTGACGTGGCGGCGTTCTGCACCGGCGCGAAGACGAAGCCCAGGCCCACGCCGATCACCAGCAGCGCCGGCAGCACGTCGGCGGCGTAGGAGCTGTCGAGGTCGAGGCGCGTGAGCAGCACCATGCCGACGGCGGCGACGAGCGCGCCGGTGGGCACGAGCGGGCGCGGCCCGGTGCGCACGACGAGGAAGGAGCCGGCCGCCGTCGCCGACACCATGATCGAGGCGATCATCGGCAGGAACGCGGCACCCGTGGCGACCGGGCTGAAGCCGAGGGTGGCGGTCAGGTAGTAGGTCAGGAAGAGGAACAGGCCGAACATGCCGGCGCCGGCGATGCTCGCCGAGAGGTAGGCGCCGCCCCGGTTGCCGTCGAGCACCACGCGCAGCGGCAGCAGCGGGTGCTCGGCCGTGCGCTCGACGAGGACGAAGACCGCCAGGACCGCGAGACCGACGACGATCGGGCCGAGGGTGAGGACGTCGGTCCAGCCGTGCGACTCGGCGTTGGCCAGGCCGTAGACCAGCGCCACCAGGCCGACGAACGCCGTCGCAGCACCGCGTACGTCCAGCTGCGGGCGCGCCGGGCGCTCGCCCTCGCGCATCCAGAGCAGGGCCCCTGCCAGGGCGACCGCGGCGATGACCAGGTTCACGTAGAGGCACCAGCGCCACGACGCGTACTCGGTGAGCAGGCCGCCGAGCAGCAGGCCGACGGCGCCGCCGCCGCCGGCGATGGCGCCGTAGATGCCGAACGCCTTGCCGCGCTCGGCCGGATCGGTGAACGTGGTCGAGAGCAGCGAGAGGGCCGCCGGAGCGAGGGCCGCGCCGAACACGCCCTGCAGCGCACGAGCCGCGAGCAGCGTCGAGAAGCCCTCGGCCGCGCCGCCCAGCGCCGAGGCGAGCGCGAAGCCGACCAGGCCGATGATGAACATCCGGCGGCGGCCGAAGAGGTCGGCGAGCCGGCCGCCGAGCAGCAGCAGGCTGCCGAAGGCCAGGGCGTAGCCGGTGACGACCCACTGGCGGGCGTCGTCGGAGAAGCCGAGCGCGTGCTGGGCCGTGGGCAGCGCGATGTTCACGATGGTCGCGTCGAGCACGACCATCAGCTGCGCGAGCGAGAGGACGACCAGCACGAGCCATCGGCTCGCGGGGACGCCGCTGGAGGGGGTGGAGCCGGGAGCGCCGGGGCGGCTCTCTGCACGCTCGGTGGACTGAGCCGTCATCGTCATCCTCGTGAGGCCGAAGTGGAGAACTGTTCTCCGGTACTTCGGCAGGCTAGCACGCAAGTTGAGGCGACGTCTCCACTTGATTGGTACGCTCGGGGCATGGCAGCCGCTGCAGAGCCCTCCAGCGAGCGACCGCTGCGCCGCGACGCCGAGCGCAACCGGGCCCGGATCCTCGAGGCGGCGCGCGAGGTCTTCGCCACGCGCGGTCTGGCCGCCACGCTCGACGACGTCGCGCACCACGCCGGCGTCGGCGTCGGCACGGTCTACCGCCGCTTCCCCACCAAGGAGGCGCTGGTCAGCGCCGCGCTCGTCGGCCGGCTCGAGGAGGTGGTCGCGCTCGCCCGCGAGGCGCTCGACGCGCCCACGGGCTGGGACGGCCTCGCGACGTTCCTGCGCCGCAGCACCGACATGCAGGCCGAGGACTCGGGGCTGCGCGACGTCGTCCTCCGCTCCGACTGGGCGCAGGCGGAGCTCTGCTCGATGCGCGACGCGATCGCCCCGTTGGTACGCGCGCTGCTCGACCGCGCGCACGCCGAGGGCTCGCTGCGCCCCGACGTGACCGCCGAGGACCTGCCCGCGATCTTCGTGATGGTGTCGCAGGTCGCCGAGCACGCCCGCGACTTCCGGCCCGACCTGCACCGGCGCTACTGCGAGCTGCTCCTCGACGCGCTGCGGGCCCGGCCGGGCAACTCCCCGCTCGGTGAGGCGTTGAGCGAGGCCGAGGCGGAGCAGCTCACCGCCCGCTGGGCGCCGCGGCGCCACTAGGGGGGCCGGGCGCTTCCCTTGGCACGATGGGCCATCGTGACGGTCCTACCGTCACGATGGCCCATCCTGCCAACGTCGTCCCGGGTCGGGCGTCAGGTCGTCGAGCCGCTCGCCGTGGGCGTCGGCGTGCTCGGCGTGGCGGGAGTGGCCGGCGTCGTGGGGGCGCTCGGCGCCGTGCCCGGACGCGAACCCCCGTGGCCGCCGCGACCGCCACCACCGGCGCAGGTGGTGGTGACCTCCTGGGTGATCCGTGCGGTCAGGTCGGCCGACATCGAATCGGCCTGCGCCTGGGTCAGCGTGCCCGCCTCGACGGCCGCGGCGAGGCGGGCCTTCTCGGAGGCCACGAGCTTGGCGACCAGCGTGGACTGGCTGACGCCCTTGCCCTGCGCGACCTGCGCCAGCGTCTTGCCGCTGTCGAGCGCGGTGCGCAGGTCGTCGGCCGAGATGCCGATGACGCTCGCAGCGGTGTCGAGGTCGGCCCCGCGGCCGTGCCCGCCACCGGGACCGCCCAGCCCACCCGGGCCATGGTCGGGCAACGCGCTGCTCAGCGTGCTGGCCACCTCGTCGGCCTGCGTCTGCGACAGGGTGCCGTCGCTCACGAGGCCCTTGAGCGCGTCGGCGATGGCGCTCGCCCGACCGGTGAGCGCCGAGGTGCTGGATGTGGCGGCCGAGGCTGCGGTGGGGCCGAGGACGGCGCCCACCCCCAGCCCGGCGAGCCCGACGGCACCTGCGAGGACGAGGCCGGATGCCCGCGTCGACTTCATGGAGGACTCCTTCTGACGAGGGCGGCCCCCGCGGTGGGCGCCGCTGCTCCCCATGGAGCGGCACGCGGCTGGACGCTCGCTGTGGCCGCGCTGCCACGGGCCTGTGGCTGGCTGTGAGCCGTCTAGCCGAGGACGCGCGCGAGCGGCACGGTCCACGGGCGAACCCGTCGTCCGGCGACCTGGCGGCTGCTGATGAGCGAGCCGTCACCGCGTACGAGCAGGACCTGCGTCGCGGCGGGCGCCAGCCACGACAGCGAGTCGACACCACCGACGTACGCGGCGGTGGCGTAGACGTCGGCCCAGAGCAGGCTCGGCGCCAGCACGGTCGCCGACAGCACCTGCTGAGCAGCGGGCCGGCCGGTGCGCGGGTCGACGATGTGCGCGCCGCGGTGCGCCGCGCCGGAGGTGGCGACCGCGCCGTCGGAGAGGGCGAAGGTACGCAGGGTGCGCGCCGGGTCGCGCGGGTCCTCGATCGCGACCTGCCAGGTACGCCCCTCCTCTGCGCGCAGCACGATGTCGCCGCCCGCGTTGACCAGCCAGTCGCTCCCCCGAGCCGCCTCGCGCAGCCGTTCTGCGGCCCGCTCGACGGCCCAGCCCTTGACCAGACCGGAGGGGTCGAAGCCGCCGGGGAGCTCGGCGTCGAAGGCGCCGTGCGTCCGCCTGCGCGCCTCGTCGCAGAGCTCGAGGACCTCGGCCATCTGCGCCGAGGGCACGGGCGCCTCCCCGCGGCGGCGGGCCATCACCTCGCTGTCGTCGCGGTAGGTGCTGAACCGCGCGTCGGCGCGCCGGAGCTCGGCGTAGAGGTCGGCCACCGCCTGCTCCACCGTGCCCGAGCCGGCGTTCTCGCCGCGCACGTGGACGCTGACGGGCAGGCCCATGACCTGCTCGACCCACGCGCGGCGCGGCAGGTGGGCGGCGGGGACCTCGAGCAGGGCGGTCACGTCAGCTCCCCAGGTGCGCGGCGTCGAGCGCCGACTGGAGCGAGCTGATGTAGCCGTCGCTGGTGACGGTCGCGCCGCCCACGGCGTCGATCTGGGCGCTCTGCGCCGCGATGACCTCGTCGTGCAGCAGCGGCAGGGCGTAGGAGTTGATCTCCTGGTCACGGCCGTTCTCGGTCGGGTAGACGACGGCCTGGACGTCGGTCACCGCGCCGTCCTTGACGGTGACCTGCACCTGCACCGGACCCCACCGCGTGTCCACGGACTCGCCGGTGAACGTGCCGGACGAGCTGGTCGAGCTGGTCGAGTCCGAGGACGCCGACGCCGACGCCGACGCCGACGGCGCCGGGTCGGTGGCGGGTGTCGTGGCGGTGCTGGCGGTGCCGGGAGTGGCCGGAGCCAGGGCGGCGGCCTGGGCACCGGAGGAGCTGGTGCTGGTGTGGTAGGAGAACAGCAGCACCAGGGCTGAGACGGTGGATGCGAACCACAGGGTCACGCGACGCACGGGGGGACCTCCTCGGAGGTGGGGAAGGGCGAGTGGAAGGAGAGCTGCGGGCGGGTCACCAGGCGAACCGCTCCTCGTGCACCCTGCGGCGCGGCACGCCGGCCTCGCGGGCCGCGCTCGACACGGCTTCCGCCCAGGCGGTCGGGCCGCAGACGTAGACCTCCGCCTCGGCGATGTCAGGCACGATCCGGCGCAGCGCAGTGGCACCCCCGAGGGAGGCGTACTGCCGCGGCAGCCACGACCCCTCCCCCGCGCGAGGCCCGACCAGCGGCACCACCCGTACGCCACGGGCGGCGGCCAGCGCCTCGAGCTCGGCGCTGAAGAGCAGGTCGTCGGAGCTGCGGGCGCGCACGACCAGAGTGGTACGCCCTGGTGCGTCTATCTCCTCGAGCAGCGCCCGCAGCGGCGTGACTCCCACGCCGGCACCCAGCAGGACCACCGGGCGGGCGGTGTCGGTGCGCGCCTCCGCGGTCAGGCGGCCGTACGGGCCTTCGAACAGCACCCGGGTCCCCGGCCGCAGGCGGGCGGCGCGGGCGCTGCCGTCACCGGCGTCGGCGATGGTCACGCGCAGGAGGCGCGGGTGCGGGGCCGCTGAGAGCGAGTACGGGTTGCCGCGCGACCAGCCGGGCCCGTCGAGGAAGCGCAGGGTGAGGAACTGCCCGGCCCGGGCGCCGAGCCGGTCGAGCCGGTGCCCGCCCAGGTGCACCGACACGACGCCCGGCGCTTCGGTCACGACCCGCACGACGCGGAGCTGGTGGCGCCACGAGAGCCACAGCGGCGTACCGACTCGGAAGACGAGCACCGCCGCGGCGGCGGCGACCCACAGCGACCACCAGTAGGTCCGCGCCCACGCCGACGAGACGAAGTCGGTGCCGGTCCAGACCTGGTGCGGGAGGGCCAGGCCGACGCCGAGGTAGGCGTAGAGGTGCAGCAGGTGCCACGACTCGTAGCGCAGCCGGCGGCGGGCCATCCGGATCGAGGTCACGGTCACGAGCACGACGAGCAGCGAGCCGGCGGCAGCGAGCAGCATGCCGGGGTAGGTCCATACGAGGTTCCAGAGCTCGCCGAGCACGTTGCGGCTGTCACGGCCGCGTAGCCGATCGTGATGAGCACGACGTGGGCCAGCATCAGGTTGAACGAGGTGAAGCCGAGCAGCCGGTGCCAGCGCGCGAGCCGGTCCTGGCCCCAGGTGCGCTCAGCCCACGGCAGGCGAGCCAGCATCAGGCACTGCAGCAGCAGCAGGTCGGCGGAGACGAGGCCAGTCACCCGCCCGAGCGAGGTGAAGGCCGGCGCGGTGCCTGCGGTGACGTCCTGCAGGCCGCGGTTGGACAGCCACAGCGCCACCACGTAGACCACGCTGAGCAGAGCGGCCACGCCGACGACGTCGCCACCGAAGCCGCGGCGAGGAGCCGTGCCGGCTGGAGCCGGCGCGGGGAGCAGGGGAGCCGGTCGCACGGCGTCGTCCGTCATGGTCATGCACCCACTGTCGGCGGAGTACCTGCGGAACCCGCTGTGCCCACCCTGTGCGCTTCCTGTGCGTCTCGCCCCCTTGACGGGTCGGACATCCCGCCGAAACACTGACGAACCGGACCAGTGCCGTGTCCGAGGTGCATCAACGACGATGTCCAGGAGTCCTCGTGCGCATCCCCCGTTCCCTGCGTGTGCTCGTCGGCCTCGCCGCCGCCGCTCCGCTGCTCGCCACAGGCCTGCTCCCCGCGACAGCACAGGCGGCCACCTCGGCGGCCAGGGCCGTACCGGCCAGCACCGTCGTCCGGTCCGCCAGCGGCGCCGTCCGAGGAGTCGACACCGGCCGCTTCCAGGAGTTCCTCGGCCTGCCCTACGCCGCCCCACCCGTACGCGACCTGCGCTTCGCGCCGCCGGCCGCCGCGGCGTCGTGGTCGGGGGTCCGGGACGCCTCCCGCCAGTCCCCCGCGTGCCTGCAGTTCCAGCCCACCGGCGTGCGCGAGGAGCAGGCGGTCAGTGAGGACTGCCTCTACCTCGACGTCTACCGTCCGCGCACCCTCGTCCGCGGAGCCCGGCTGCCGGTGATGGTGTGGTTCCACGGCGGCGGCAACACGCAGGGCACCGGCGTGATCTACGGCGGCGGCAGCATGGCGACGAAGACCGGGACGATCATCATCAGCATCAACTACCGTCTGGGCGCCCTCGGGTTCCTCGCGCACCCTGCGCTGTCCGCCGTCACTCCCGGCGGGTCGGGCAACTACGCGCTCATGGACCAGATCGCCTCGCTCCGCTGGGTTCAGCGCAACATCCGCGCGTTCGGCGGCGACCCGGGCAACGTCACGATCTACGGCCAGTCGGCCGGAGCCTCGGCCGTCTGCAGCATGCTGGCCGCCCCGTCGGCGAAGGGGCTGTTCGACAAGGCGGTCGTCGAGAGCTCGTCCTGCATGACGCCGCGCGCGACCCTCGCCGCCGGCGAGGCCAGCGGCGTCACCTTCGCCGACGCGGTCGGGTGCACCGATCCTGCGACCGTCGTCAACTGCCTGCGCAAGGCGTGGCCCGGGACGCTGGTCGCGAACCAGAACAACTACCTCGGCGGCCCCAAGGTCGGCGGCGCCCTGCTCCCCACCAGCCCCAAGGACGCCATCACCAGCGGGGCCTGGAACAAGGTGCCCGTGATGACCGGCTCGACGCGTTCGGAGAACCGGCTGCTGTCGACCGCACTCGCCGGCATCACCGCCCAGGGCGTCGTCGACCTCGTGAGCAAGACCTACGGCGCCAAGGCTCCTGCCGTCCTGCAGCTGTACCCCCTCTCGAGCTACAAGACGCCCTACGACCAGATCACCCAGATCCAGACCGACGCCGGCAATGCGTGCAACGTCGAGCTGAACGCCAGGGCGATGACCGGGCAGGTGCCGACCTACCGCTACGAGTTCGACGACCCGACGTCGCCGACGCTCTACGGCTTCGCCATCCCCGGTGAGGACATGTCCAACGGACACAGCGCGGAGCTGCAGTACCTCTTCGACTTCACGCTGGGCGAGAAGCCGCTGACGGCCACGCAGGAGAAGCTGTCGGACCAGATGATGCGCTACTGGGGCACGTTCGCCCGCACGGGCAACCCCAACTCCCGCGGTGCGCCGACCTGGCCGCAGTACGGCACGAACGGGATCGTCGAGCAGCTGCGCACCGGGGGCGCCAGCCACGTCGTCTACGACTTCGTGACCGAGCACCACTGCGACTTCTGGCTCAGCTGACCGCAGCACGGCACACGACGGGCCCGCTCCCAGCAGGGAGCGGGCCCGTCGTGCGCGGTGTCGCTACAGCGCCAGCGGAGCGCGCAGCGCTTCCGGCAGGAGGTCGCCGTGCGCCTCCACCATCGCGTCGCACAGCGCCCAGATCGTGTCGACCGAGAGCGAGGCGCTGGTGTTGGCGTCGACCATGGCCGCCTGGCGGACCTTGCGCGGGTCGCCCGTCACGGCGGCCTCGACGGTGAGCATGCCCGTGCCGCAGTAGGCCGCGTTCACCGCGGCGCACTGCGTGGGCAGGGAGCCAGCGGGCTCAGGGCGCACCCCCGACCCGTCGACCACAGCGGGCACCTCGACGGTGAAGCCGGCGGGCAGGTTGTCGATGAGCCCGAGGTTGGGCACGTTGACGACGATCTCGCGCCGGGTGCCGGTCACCAGGCTGTGCACGACCTGCGGGGCGTACTCGGTCGCACCGCGGTCGTCCTGCGGCAGCGGCTCGCCGGCCTGCAGGCGGCGGCGGGTGTCGGCGTACTCGTCGAGGTTCTGCTGGGAGATGCCGACGTAGGCGCCGACCGGGATGCGCAGCCGCTCGACCTCCTCGTCGTGGTGCATGTACCAGGGCAGGTACTCGGCGGAGTGCTCGCTGGTCTCGGTCGGGTAGTAGCCGATGCGGCGGTACATGTCGACGCGTACGCGGCGGCGCAGCTCCGCGTCCTTGGCGATGAGCTCGTCGA of Motilibacter peucedani contains these proteins:
- a CDS encoding FMN-binding protein, whose amino-acid sequence is MQVQVTVKDGAVTDVQAVVYPTENGRDQEINSYALPLLHDEVIAAQSAQIDAVGGATVTSDGYISSLQSALDAAHLGS
- a CDS encoding TetR/AcrR family transcriptional regulator gives rise to the protein MAAAAEPSSERPLRRDAERNRARILEAAREVFATRGLAATLDDVAHHAGVGVGTVYRRFPTKEALVSAALVGRLEEVVALAREALDAPTGWDGLATFLRRSTDMQAEDSGLRDVVLRSDWAQAELCSMRDAIAPLVRALLDRAHAEGSLRPDVTAEDLPAIFVMVSQVAEHARDFRPDLHRRYCELLLDALRARPGNSPLGEALSEAEAEQLTARWAPRRH
- a CDS encoding LacI family DNA-binding transcriptional regulator, which encodes MAASVKDVAAYAGVSEGTVSNTLNRPSVVRPATREKVLRAIEALGFVPDESARALRVGRSRVVGFVADDVSNPFYSDVARGAENVAYPNGTMVMICNSDGDTAREAVILERLVGQRVQGLLITPLTDDDGPLDRIAAAGTAVVVIGRRSRSGQHCSVHSDDRHGGRLAVEHLWQQGHRRLAFVGPQFHERLSGVQEFLAEQGADPDELLVLPARHADPLGGRSAGDTIAAQSPRRRVTAVLCGNDVLAIGVLQAMTHHGLRVPDDVAIVGYDDIDAAAGAAVPLTSIRQPRQLIGATAAEMLLEEITPGSGHVHRDHVFEPELVTRRSSAKRRPVRR
- a CDS encoding FAD:protein FMN transferase, with translation MTALLEVPAAHLPRRAWVEQVMGLPVSVHVRGENAGSGTVEQAVADLYAELRRADARFSTYRDDSEVMARRRGEAPVPSAQMAEVLELCDEARRRTHGAFDAELPGGFDPSGLVKGWAVERAAERLREAARGSDWLVNAGGDIVLRAEEGRTWQVAIEDPRDPARTLRTFALSDGAVATSGAAHRGAHIVDPRTGRPAAQQVLSATVLAPSLLWADVYATAAYVGGVDSLSWLAPAATQVLLVRGDGSLISSRQVAGRRVRPWTVPLARVLG
- the melA gene encoding alpha-galactosidase, whose protein sequence is MTTISFLGAGSVVFTRDLLTDLMAFSDLGDLRIVLHDIDADRLSTAESLAQRMSADRPGTTVVAESDRRRALEGADFVVNSIQVGMFEATLRDFEVPARFGLRQTIADTVGIGGIFRALRTFPVLEGIARDMLEVCPDAWLLNYTNPMAMNVAYLHAVAPQLKVLGLCHSVYWTVHGLSELVGVPMDQVQFRSAGVNHQAWLLEWTSQGQSLYPRLDELIAKDAELRRRVRVDMYRRIGYYPTETSEHSAEYLPWYMHHDEEVERLRIPVGAYVGISQQNLDEYADTRRRLQAGEPLPQDDRGATEYAPQVVHSLVTGTRREIVVNVPNLGLIDNLPAGFTVEVPAVVDGSGVRPEPAGSLPTQCAAVNAAYCGTGMLTVEAAVTGDPRKVRQAAMVDANTSASLSVDTIWALCDAMVEAHGDLLPEALRAPLAL
- a CDS encoding carboxylesterase/lipase family protein encodes the protein MRIPRSLRVLVGLAAAAPLLATGLLPATAQAATSAARAVPASTVVRSASGAVRGVDTGRFQEFLGLPYAAPPVRDLRFAPPAAAASWSGVRDASRQSPACLQFQPTGVREEQAVSEDCLYLDVYRPRTLVRGARLPVMVWFHGGGNTQGTGVIYGGGSMATKTGTIIISINYRLGALGFLAHPALSAVTPGGSGNYALMDQIASLRWVQRNIRAFGGDPGNVTIYGQSAGASAVCSMLAAPSAKGLFDKAVVESSSCMTPRATLAAGEASGVTFADAVGCTDPATVVNCLRKAWPGTLVANQNNYLGGPKVGGALLPTSPKDAITSGAWNKVPVMTGSTRSENRLLSTALAGITAQGVVDLVSKTYGAKAPAVLQLYPLSSYKTPYDQITQIQTDAGNACNVELNARAMTGQVPTYRYEFDDPTSPTLYGFAIPGEDMSNGHSAELQYLFDFTLGEKPLTATQEKLSDQMMRYWGTFARTGNPNSRGAPTWPQYGTNGIVEQLRTGGASHVVYDFVTEHHCDFWLS
- a CDS encoding DHA2 family efflux MFS transporter permease subunit, translating into MTAQSTERAESRPGAPGSTPSSGVPASRWLVLVVLSLAQLMVVLDATIVNIALPTAQHALGFSDDARQWVVTGYALAFGSLLLLGGRLADLFGRRRMFIIGLVGFALASALGGAAEGFSTLLAARALQGVFGAALAPAALSLLSTTFTDPAERGKAFGIYGAIAGGGGAVGLLLGGLLTEYASWRWCLYVNLVIAAVALAGALLWMREGERPARPQLDVRGAATAFVGLVALVYGLANAESHGWTDVLTLGPIVVGLAVLAVFVLVERTAEHPLLPLRVVLDGNRGGAYLSASIAGAGMFGLFLFLTYYLTATLGFSPVATGAAFLPMIASIMVSATAAGSFLVVRTGPRPLVPTGALVAAVGMVLLTRLDLDSSYAADVLPALLVIGVGLGFVFAPVQNAATSGIQHDDAGVASAMINTTQQIGGSIGTALLSSFAASAASGYAEDHAAAADVAARAALASYHTVFWWSAGLFVVAAVVAAVLFRSGPLELDPGLDPVVAH